One region of Calditrichota bacterium genomic DNA includes:
- a CDS encoding AtpZ/AtpI family protein: protein MPLRDTLQNATAYTHLGLTLAVSTLGFFYLGWWLDGKWGTRPLVAILGAFIGMAGGFVNVVRTLNRLRDEQDKADAEKSNEN from the coding sequence ATGCCGCTTCGTGACACTCTGCAGAATGCGACCGCCTACACTCACCTTGGGCTTACTCTTGCGGTTTCAACGTTGGGGTTCTTCTATCTCGGCTGGTGGCTTGACGGGAAATGGGGGACCAGGCCACTGGTCGCGATATTAGGTGCCTTTATCGGCATGGCCGGCGGTTTCGTCAACGTTGTTCGGACGTTGAACCGGTTGCGGGACGAGCAGGATAAGGCTGATGCCGAGAAATCGAATGAGAATTAG
- a CDS encoding polymer-forming cytoskeletal protein: MFSSAIASRSASRFNDWALYPRVPTGAGGSTGAVKRKFRRNESAFQGRVLVAKSYSAKGSGEISTIIGPDAVFDGRLKVKQSLRVDGRLSGEIASEEAVTIGPEGVIEGDIVAHEVIIGGRVIGKVVCGGKVVLEETAILQGDLKSQRLVVAEGAIFNGLSEMGDQPKMHPPKRIVLEEDEQG; encoded by the coding sequence CTGTTTTCCTCTGCCATCGCTAGTCGATCTGCCAGCAGGTTTAATGATTGGGCTTTATATCCTCGCGTTCCCACTGGTGCTGGTGGCAGCACTGGTGCAGTAAAGCGTAAGTTCCGGCGGAATGAGTCCGCCTTCCAAGGGAGAGTTCTGGTGGCCAAATCCTATTCGGCCAAAGGGTCAGGCGAAATCTCGACCATCATTGGGCCCGATGCCGTCTTCGACGGACGGCTCAAGGTAAAGCAGTCGTTGCGCGTCGATGGCCGGCTGAGCGGTGAAATCGCCTCGGAGGAAGCCGTGACGATCGGCCCCGAAGGCGTCATCGAAGGGGACATCGTCGCGCACGAGGTTATCATCGGCGGGCGCGTCATCGGCAAAGTTGTCTGCGGCGGCAAGGTGGTGCTCGAGGAGACCGCTATCCTGCAGGGCGACCTTAAGTCGCAGCGGCTGGTGGTGGCCGAAGGTGCGATCTTCAACGGCCTGAGCGAAATGGGCGATCAGCCGAAGATGCATCCGCCCAAGAGGATTGTGCTCGAAGAGGATGAGCAAGGATAA
- the rlmB gene encoding 23S rRNA (guanosine(2251)-2'-O)-methyltransferase RlmB, whose protein sequence is MAKRGTHRSSKAALAYGRRAVQELLTCGLEVERIVIIPSIENRLKVELEEWAAKSGVVLATAPRGDLDRLTGGAVHQGVVAYYRPPALRYLEDVLPATVAGAGLIMLDGVEDPHNLGAVIRSAEVFGAAGVVIPGRRAAGLTPAVVKSSAGAALRTPPVEVSNLHQAIHLLKKSNVWVYGLDPAGTKVIWESDLTGSIAFVLGSEGGGLSRLTKDLCDDLIAIPRYGQVGSLNVSNTAAIVLAELRRQNRSQVPK, encoded by the coding sequence ATCGCAAAACGGGGAACTCACCGGTCGTCGAAAGCGGCTCTGGCTTATGGCCGTAGAGCAGTCCAGGAACTGCTCACATGCGGTTTGGAAGTCGAGCGGATCGTCATAATACCGTCGATTGAGAACCGACTGAAGGTTGAACTTGAAGAGTGGGCGGCAAAGTCTGGTGTCGTATTGGCAACTGCGCCCCGCGGCGATCTCGACCGATTGACGGGCGGTGCAGTTCATCAGGGGGTAGTCGCTTACTATCGTCCACCGGCATTACGTTATCTGGAGGATGTGCTGCCGGCGACAGTTGCCGGAGCCGGACTAATTATGCTGGATGGAGTAGAGGATCCCCACAACCTTGGCGCGGTGATTCGTTCGGCTGAGGTGTTCGGAGCCGCCGGCGTTGTTATCCCGGGACGGAGAGCTGCCGGACTGACGCCGGCGGTGGTGAAGTCCTCCGCCGGTGCAGCGTTGCGGACGCCGCCGGTTGAGGTCTCGAATCTGCATCAGGCGATACACTTATTGAAGAAGTCAAACGTCTGGGTCTATGGCCTCGACCCGGCGGGCACCAAGGTTATATGGGAGTCCGACCTCACCGGTTCCATTGCCTTTGTCCTTGGAAGTGAAGGAGGAGGGCTGTCGAGATTGACAAAAGACCTTTGCGACGACCTCATCGCCATCCCCCGCTATGGGCAGGTCGGCTCGCTCAACGTCTCCAACACCGCTGCCATAGTGCTTGCCGAGTTACGACGGCAAAATCGCTCCCAAGTGCCTAAATGA